From one Pontibacillus sp. HMF3514 genomic stretch:
- a CDS encoding alpha/beta fold hydrolase, producing MFVDINNVNVHYKVSGEGQDVVLLHGWGTSMDTFESVHNLLDDNFRVFSIDFPGFGESQEPPEAWSVDDYAHFLSQFVQELGIEKPILIGHSFGCRVITRYAYDHDVHKIIFTGGAGIKPKRKLEYYIKVYTYKFVKKLLDLPILNRYKDDILTKWKGKVGSSDYKQASAVMQQTLSKVVNEDLREYMPHIHVPTLLVWGENDTATPLEDGKLMEQLFPDAGLVTFENTGHYAFLEQNKRFLVIVENFLEQDKGE from the coding sequence GTGTTTGTAGATATTAATAACGTAAATGTTCACTACAAAGTGTCTGGAGAAGGGCAAGATGTTGTGCTTCTGCATGGATGGGGCACAAGTATGGATACATTTGAATCCGTTCATAACTTATTAGATGATAACTTTCGGGTGTTTTCGATTGACTTCCCAGGCTTTGGAGAGAGCCAAGAGCCTCCTGAAGCATGGAGTGTTGATGATTACGCTCATTTTCTGTCCCAATTTGTTCAAGAACTTGGGATTGAAAAGCCGATTTTGATCGGGCACTCATTTGGCTGTCGAGTTATAACGCGATACGCTTATGATCATGATGTGCACAAAATTATTTTTACTGGTGGAGCAGGTATTAAGCCAAAACGTAAGCTTGAATACTATATCAAGGTTTACACGTACAAATTTGTGAAAAAGCTTTTAGACCTGCCTATTCTTAATCGCTACAAAGATGATATTTTAACAAAATGGAAAGGGAAAGTTGGGTCTTCTGATTATAAGCAGGCCTCCGCTGTCATGCAGCAAACCTTATCCAAAGTGGTGAATGAAGACCTCCGTGAGTATATGCCGCACATTCATGTTCCAACGCTACTTGTATGGGGAGAAAATGATACAGCCACTCCACTAGAGGACGGTAAGCTCATGGAACAGCTTTTCCCTGATGCAGGTCTTGTCACATTTGAAAATACAGGACACTATGCCTTTTTAGAACAAAATAAACGATTTCTAGTCATTGTCGAAAACTTCTTAGAACAAGATAAAGGAGAATAG